One genomic region from Rattus norvegicus strain BN/NHsdMcwi chromosome 10, GRCr8, whole genome shotgun sequence encodes:
- the Mpo gene encoding myeloperoxidase isoform X1, with product MKLFLALAGLLAPLAMLQTSTGATPALPGEVANSVVLDCMEEAKRLVNKAYKERRESIKQSLRSGSASPMELLSYFKQPVAGTRTAVRAADYLHVALDLLKRKLQPLWPRPFNVTDVLTPAQLNLLSVSSGCAYQDVGVTCPPQDKYRTITGHCNNRRSPTLGASNRAFVRWLPAEYEDGISLPFGWTPKVNRSGFKVPLARQVSNAIVRFPNDQLTKDQERALMFMQWGQFLDHDITLTPEPATRFSFLTGLNCETSCLQQQPCFPLKIPPNDPRIKNQKDCIPFFRSCPACTGSNITIRNQINALTSFVDASGVYGSEDPLARRLRNLTNQLGLLAVNTRFQDNGRALLPFDSLHDDPCLLTNRSARIPCFLAGDMRSSEMPELTSMHTLFVREHNRLATELKRLNPRWNGEKLYQEARKIVGAMVQIITYRDYLPLVLGPAAMKKYLPQYRSYNDSVDPRIANVFTNAFRYGHTLIQPFMFRLDNQYRSTGPNPRVPLSRVFFASWRVVLEGGIDPILRGLMATPAKLNRQNQIAVDEIRERLFEQVMRIGLDLPALNMQRSRDHGLPGYNAWRRFCGLPQPSTVGELGTVLKNLELARKLMAQYGTPNNIDIWMGGVSEPLEPNGRVGQLLACLIGTQFRKLRDGDRFWWENPGVFSKQQRQALATISLPRIICDNTGITTVSKNNIFMSNSHPRDFVSCNTLPKLNLASWKET from the exons ATGAAGCTTTTTTTGGCCTTGGCAGGCCTCCTGGCCCCCCTGGCCATGCTTCagacttccactggtgccactcCAG CGCTCCCGGGGGAAGTGGCGAACTCAGTGGTGCTGGACTGCATGGAGGAGGCCAAGCGGCTGGTGAACAAAGCCTACAAGGAGCGGAGAGAAAG CATCAAGCAGAGTCTTCGAAGTGGCTCCGCCAGCCCTATGGAACTCCTATCGTATTTCAAGCAGCCGGTGGCGGGCACCAGGACAGCTGTGAGGGCTGCCGACTATCTGCACGTGGCCCTGGACCTGCTGAAGAGGAAGCTGCAGCCCCTGTGGCCACGGCCTTTCAATGTCACAG ACGTGTTGACGCCTGCTCAGCTGAATCTGTTGTCCGTGTCAAGTGGCTGCGCCTATCAGGATGTGGGGGTGACATGCCCACCGCAGGACAAGTATCGAACCATCACTGGACACTGCAACAACAG ACGCAGCCCCACTCTGGGGGCCTCCAACCGAGCCTTTGTGCGCTGGCTGCCTGCAGAATATGAGGATGGCATCTCCTTGCCTTTTGGCTGGACGCCCAAGGTCAATCGCAGTGGCTTCAAGGTGCCCTTG GCTCGCCAGGTCTCCAACGCCATCGTACGCTTCCCCAACGATCAGCTGACCAAGGACCAGGAGCGTGCACTCATGTTCATGCAGTGGGGCCAGTTTCTGGACCATGATATCACCTTGACTCCAGAGCCAGCTACCCGGTTCTCCTTCCTCACTGGACTCAACTGTGAGACCAGCTGCCTGCAGCAGCAACCCTGCTTTCCCCTCAAG ATCCCACCCAATGACCCTCGAATCAAGAACCAAAAGGACTGCATCCCCTTCTTCCGTTCCTGCCCGGCATGCACCGGGAGCAACATTACCATTCGCAACCAGATCAACGCGCTCACTTCCTTCGTGGATGCCAGCGGGGTGTATGGCAGCGAGGACCCCCTGGCCAGGAGATTGCGAAACCTCACCAACCAGCTGGGGCTGTTGGCTGTCAATACACGCTTCCAAGACAATGGCAGGGCCCTGTTGCCCTTTGACAGCCTGCATGATGACCCATGCCTCCTTACCAACCGCTCGGCCCGCATTCCTTGTTTTCTGGCAG GGGACATGCGCTCCAGCGAGATGCCAGAGCTCACCTCCATGCACACCCTCTTCGTGCGAGAGCATAACCGTCTGGCCACAGAGCTCAAGCGCCTGAATCCTCGCTGGAATGGGGAGAAGCTTTACCAGGAGGCCCGGAAGATTGTGGGGGCCATGGTCCAG ATCATCACATACCGAGACTACCTGCCCTTGGTGTTGGGGCCAGCAGCCATGAAGAAGTACCTACCCCAGTACCGATCCTACAATGACTCAGTAGACCCTCGGATCGCCAATGTCTTCACCAACGCTTTCCGTTACGGCCACACCCTCATCCAACCCTTCATGTTCCGCCTGGACAATCAGTACCGGTCCACAGGACCCAACCCCCGTGTCCCACTCAGCAGGGTCTTTTTTGCCAGCTGGAGAGTTGTGCTGGAAG GTGGCATTGACCCCATCCTCCGAGGCCTCATGGCTACTCCTGCCAAACTGAATCGCCAGAACCAAATTGCGGTGGATGAGATCCGGGAGCGACTGTTTGAGCAGGTCATGAGGATAGGTCTTGACTTACCTGCCCTTAACATGCAGCGCAGCCGGGATCATGGCCTCCCGG GATACAATGCCTGGAGACGCTTCTGTGGGCTTCCACAGCCCAGCACAGTGGGTGAGCTCGGCACGGTGCTGAAGAACCTGGAGCTGGCACGGAAGCTGATGGCACAGTATGGCACGCCCAACAACATTGACATCTGGATGGGCGGTGTGTCCGAGCCCCTAGAGCCCAATGGCCGCGTAGGCCAGCTCCTTGCCTGCCTCATTGGCACTCAGTTTAGGAAGCTACGGGATGGCGATAG GTTTTGGTGGGAGAACCCGGGTGTGTTCAGTAAACAGCAGAGACAGGCCTTGGCTACCATCTCCTTGCCCCGCATCATCTGTGACAACACTGGCATCACTACCGTGTCTAAGAACAACATCTTCATGTCCAACTCACACCCCCGAGACTTTGTGAGCTGTAACACCCTTCCTAAACTGAATCTGGCTTCCTGGAAGGAGACCTAG